The nucleotide sequence AACAGTAGAAAAAGATTGAGCTAAACAAGATCATGAAATAAATAACAGAAATGGTAGTTCTCTATATGAGACTTATGGAGATGATACAAGAATAATATGTGTACCTTTGTCATCTGTAAATACTAAGGTATAGGCTCAAACATAAACTAAGTAAAACCCATTAAGCCCAACTCTTAATAAATTACGGCTCAAGTTCTATAACCACCACAATTGCTTCATTGTGTTTGCTACCTTGCACTGATTAATCAAGGTTCAatgaaaaatttcattttcattatCTTTTATCTAGCTCATTAAGCAATTAGAACTCTTTGAGCATGATAAAACATTTCCTTGGATTTAATTACGAGCACACAAATTATAGTGAACAACTTTGAATAGAATAACCAAAGTTCATTTTACATTCACCCAATAAAAGATTTTGACCATTCTGAGAATAAGGGCAAAAACAATGGGGAAATTATACATTTACACTTTGTTGAGTACCCCTTTTCAAATTTACACTCAGGAGGAGGACATTTTCACAAATACCTAATTGTTTAGTAGCCGAAAGACAATAATAACCCTCGCAATTTTAACCTTTTCTCTCGAATCTCTCTAGCTCGCCATCGAAGGCGACGAGATTACAGAGCTACGACGGTGATTCTAGCAACGGCGACGACAAAAGGTCTTCTCTCTCACTAGTCACGCCGTCTCTCTGGAAAGAGCATCCGGTGACGACGAATAACAATCAGACTATACGATTCAAAATTTCATCTCAAAAAATGTCGTCTACTCCTCACGATTCTCCTCTACACGATTCTCCTATACACGATTCTCCTCTTCACGATTCTCCTATTCATGATTCTTATCTTCACGATTCTCTACAAGTAAGTACCTAAATTATTGTTTGTTTCaagtcattttttgaatttgttatttctgttataagaaaatagaagaacATTGGTTGAGGATTGTCATGTTTCTAGTTAGATCTAAGAGAAATAGTATCGATAGTGAACATtgagtttttttgaaaaattataagcCTTTATAAATGTGGgtttcaagtaattataaaatgcGTGAACTCAAGAAGTGTTGTCTTGTATTGCAGTTGGATAGCAACGAGTTTTGCACAACCTTGAAATTGCCTGGGAGGGTTTATGAAGCTGTAGAAACACCAGATAATCCCAAAGCGATAATCCAtcactcaaagattgattaTATCGAGAAGGTGGAAGATATATTAGGAAAAGAAGAGTTTTCTTTCATAGAGAACTCTCACATTGGGAGCATTTTGAAGTTGGTTAAAAGGAATAGGGTTCAATTTTCAGAAGAGTTGTTCCATTTTCTAATGCAGCGAAGAGTATTGACGCAAGGAGAGGATCTCTGGTTTACTTTCTCGGACCAGCCTATGAGGTTTTCACTAAGGGAATTTCATCTGACAACAGGCTTACGTTGTGAGGAAGATCAGACAATAACAGAGCCGCTGTTCAAAATAATGAAGAAGCCATACATTTGGATGCTGGGCAAGATTGATAAGTTTACGGTGAGAACGTTATATGAAATGTTTAAAAAGAAAGCACGAAGCATGCCAACACTAGAAAGATTATCCCTTGGAACAGCAATACTCACAGAAGCGGTAATTATGGCAGAAAATCCGAGTTCTAAAATCCCGAGAGACAGGTTGCAGCGTTATATGAACTATCGCTCACACAAGATTGCTTGGGGTAAAACTGCTTATAGAATCTTGATGAGAAGTGTAAAAAGTTTGAGTGCAAGTTCCTGGACAGGAGATAGTTATGAAGTGAGTGGTTTTGCGCTAGCCATAAATCTGTGGGCAATGTCATCAGTGAATGTGCTTGGTAAATCTTTGGGAAAGCCATGCGAGACATCCTCTTCTTCTGATCCGTTGTGTCTACATTGGGACTCAACAAGAACTCCGACAATAGCTGAAGTGTTAGAGCTGGAGAAGATAAACAATGTGAGTTTTTATAAgcgtatataaatatattcgtATTGTATTGTTTGAAAAGTGGATTTCTAGGGACTCCTTGAAAAGGTCCACAAATCGGTGTCTTGTAGGATTGTAAATTTGACATGTGTTTATACAAGATTATAAATGTACTTTTATAAggactatataaattaatatataagaggtTTACAtagatatgttttatttattctacAGGTTGAGGTTAGCACAGTGATTGGATTGGCTGAGGAATACAAACATTTGGTGGGGGCAACACATAGTGACGATGCTGACTTTCACAGTGTTGTGAAACTAGTTCAACAAGGATACAAAATGAGGAGAAGCGATTGGGAGAAAGGTTTTGTGGATATGTTTGTTGCAACAGAAGATATAGGTCAACAACGCAAGACAAAAGACGAAGATGCAGAGCATGGTGAAGATCTGAACCAtaatgaagatgaagaggaaaagaaagatgaagaggaaAAGACAGATGAAGAGGAAAATAAAGATGAAGAGTATCAAAAGGATAAGGAgcaaagaaaagataaaaatcATTCCATGTCTAACAGCGAGAAACTTGATAAGCTAATCCAAATGGTTCGTGATTTGGATAAGCGAGTAGTAATGATCCAGAATGTTTTAGGAGTTAAGGTAACCAATTCAATTTTACCAATTACTTATCAAATTTCGCGTGTTATTCCTCTCTAATGATTTCACttgtttttttgaagtttaacgACAGTTCACCAAACAAAGAAGATTGTGAAAATGGAGCTAGTTCTGGTGATAGAAGAAGTGCAcaagattatgaaaatgaagaagatacaattaatgaagAAGCAAACtctgatgataaaaaaaatgcaccagatgatgaaaatgaagaagatacaATTGCTGAAGCAGCAAACTCTGAAGATACAATTGCTGAAGAAGCAAACTCTGGCGATGGAAGAAGTGCACTggatgatgaaaatgaaaaagagataTGTGATGAAGAAGCAAAATCTGGTACAGAGCATCAAAGGGAAGAAGAGAATATTCTTGGGGAAATTGAGACTACACAAAAAATCACTCAAGACGAAGACACAGaaaaacttgaatcagaaaGTTGCTTGAAACAAACGTCGCAGGTATGAATCTAAAACAGgatataaaggtttataaattttttaatttagtgatAGGCAaattgaatttcttatttcttttgtagGTTACGTCGCCTACTCCAACATTCAATACTCCAAACTTTGATACAAGGgtacaaaattaatatattttataaggcCTTGTAAAAGTTTAATGTATATAGCATAAACatctaattttcaaatattttgtctGAAGGTTTCATCGCCTAATCCAACATTTACGTCTCCTAAGTTTGATCTCCTTTCCCAAGAAAGTCATAGTGGAAAGGGTACAAATGAGGTattttataaagctttataaacTATTTCATGATCGTTAAGGTCTcttaaacaattatataaaaacgATTTGCATGAA is from Brassica napus cultivar Da-Ae chromosome A4, Da-Ae, whole genome shotgun sequence and encodes:
- the LOC106429328 gene encoding uncharacterized protein LOC106429328, which encodes MSSTPHDSPLHDSPIHDSPLHDSPIHDSYLHDSLQLDSNEFCTTLKLPGRVYEAVETPDNPKAIIHHSKIDYIEKVEDILGKEEFSFIENSHIGSILKLVKRNRVQFSEELFHFLMQRRVLTQGEDLWFTFSDQPMRFSLREFHLTTGLRCEEDQTITEPLFKIMKKPYIWMLGKIDKFTVRTLYEMFKKKARSMPTLERLSLGTAILTEAVIMAENPSSKIPRDRLQRYMNYRSHKIAWGKTAYRILMRSVKSLSASSWTGDSYEVSGFALAINLWAMSSVNVLGKSLGKPCETSSSSDPLCLHWDSTRTPTIAEVLELEKINNVEVSTVIGLAEEYKHLVGATHSDDADFHSVVKLVQQGYKMRRSDWEKGFVDMFVATEDIGQQRKTKDEDAEHGEDLNHNEDEEEKKDEEEKTDEEENKDEEYQKDKEQRKDKNHSMSNSEKLDKLIQMVRDLDKRVVMIQNVLGVKFNDSSPNKEDCENGASSGDRRSAQDYENEEDTINEEANSDDKKNAPDDENEEDTIAEAANSEDTIAEEANSGDGRSALDDENEKEICDEEAKSGTEHQREEENILGEIETTQKITQDEDTEKLESESCLKQTSQVTSPTPTFNTPNFDTRVSSPNPTFTSPKFDLLSQESHSGKGTNEVLMRDVYEIPVFQPLMKIKKRLVQQHSQVNEDVEPPLQKKFKADTDNVPLRRSERGQIPSIHTQPPFTGARKKHPILHPFEPVDKTRKEKMREWKMSNKRKKLRINQEIVNAKWFSDIETPGKKLSKTHIEAGFELLKLRQINNPDLFLNKTALVVGVKFLEEIDEFYDEFLDDKKGFQFGAGFDKYNIEKNINFLYSAIAVAEKYWLGVVINLEKRNITAFNCAAMKFTDASLVPYVNAYAMALPFMIRYFFKDVSMDTSKFSIKIVSEGFPQVLKIEDSGVYALKLIECHAMRIVDLTKLSEEKIAIIREKLAVDIFSELQ